The DNA sequence TCCTGCGAATCTCTACGTAAGCATTTCTATCCTAGACCTGCCTCACTATCACAATTCCAGCTGCTGTCCTATGATGGCACGCAAAGCggcacaaagaaaacagtaACCAAATAACCAAGATAATACTCTTCCTGACTTTATCCCGTCGAGTACACAAGTGCGAGGACCAACCGTTCTACACGTATATCAGTATTCAAATTGGTATTGATCCAAAGATTCTCATCTTCCCTAAGAAGAACGCCTTACCTTCCGTCATTCCAATCTCAATAtacatcaacatccgcaTTCATAAACCAAGACACACTTCTGCTTCCACTCACCATTTAGTTAGATCTCTTGATAAGCAAGTGAGCCTCGTTCACTTAATCTAGATCTGATACTCACACTCGTGACTCGAAGTAGAAAGCTGGAGTGTAACTTTATCCAATTCTCTTCCTATATAGCCCTCTACAGATAAAGAACTgatacatacgaccatagggtgtggagaacagggcttcccgtccgctcagccgtacttaagccacacgccgggaggttagtagttgggtgggtgaccaccagcgaatccctcctgttgtatgttttttcttttttcttttctttttttttggggggaAAATCAGTTGCACTGAATGGCTACTACAATATACTCTCCGTAGTTGATACGTATAGTCAACATGAATGCTGTGGCGTTGTAATGGCTATTGGGATCTATGCCAAGGTTATGCGGTATTTATTTCCAAGTCGGAGGGCTGATTAAACCGTCCTTCAAAGGGAATGGTAATATTGTAGTTTGTCTCTATTTATAGTGGTTCAGAGAATTATCTCTCCGTGGTTTTTTATATATGGTTTCTCGTAAGGCTATATCTTCTTATATGATATCAACTACTCAATTATACGGGATCAAACGACCTAGTACATCTTGCAGAGCTTGAGCTTTACGCCAGGTATAATGGCTAATCAGGAAGATATCTGAATGTAGCTCCTATAATTCCATCATCGTGTTCACTAAACTAGAGTGTCACAGAAATAATTCTGACAGTGGGTAGTGGTACTGTCTCCTCCCCGGGCCGCATAAGACAGGACGGTCGTGCCTCCTTTTCTAGGGTATATTCTTTCAGAAATCTCGGGATCAGTAAGCCCAAGCGCTTTGAGAATGACCCCTTCTGCGTCCAGCACTGCTGTGAACCTATGCGGGACATGGTTCATGTAACATTTATGCCGGCGCTCCCACTTTGCGACCTTAAATCCGTCTAGGAGGATGTCGTAGTATGCAGAGTTTCTCGTATTGACAGGCCCCGAGGCTTACTGAATCTGTAACGTTTATAGTCCATTTCATTAATGTCCAAGCACAGCCGGACACTGGGCCGTTCATGGCTCCCACAAAGGAGGACAGCGGTCAAGAGGTAGTCGTTTCGGCTCATAGTCTCATAAGCCGTCGACAACACGCGAGCGTATGGTGGCATGATAAACTTGAAATCATAAATCGACGTCATTTCAATGTCTTCGCAAAGAACACGGGTAATAGTCTCAAGGATGGTCGCTGCCCAATTCAAGCCGAGGTGTTTACCAAAATCATAAGACCACAGATCTCCGAGAATAGGGGGTATTACCGTGAAGATATCGTAGTTGCGCTTTGAGCCCTGATTAGAATGCCTGACATAAATGATTTGGCCGGGGTTGTATCGGTAGAGTCGCATCTCACTGAAGATCCACGGGCGGTAAACGGTCTTTTCGAAATCCTCATCGGCCTTGTCGTATGCAACTATCACGGTGATTGTCTTGTACATTGTCGAAAATGCCAGAACCCTTTCGATTAGGGCGTCACCGTCCAGGGTTTGGTCAATAGAGATCTGATCAACGAATAGGTACTTGATAGACATAGCCTTGGCAAGGTGTACTGCGCTGGCGATATTTTGAGAACTGTGAAGATCGCCGTCCCAGCGCCAGGACAGGATGGCCATTTGCGACATATTCTCGGTGGTAATCTTCACCAGTCACACTGGCACTGGTTTCGTTGCTCTTCCCAGCTGCTCACCATGTACCAGGGactcctcatcaatctcgTCGACGACCAGTGCTCTGAATTCAGAAGGGGTTTGGGTAGCAAGGTCGTTTTCGTGGAGCGTGAGGGCTTCTGATATAATTCTCGGAGCCGTGTGTCCTGAGGATTCAGTAGATTTATTGGGGTCACTAGTTGGGTACAACCACTTAACATTTCTAGGCGTCAGCGGTGTGCGTAGAGGTGGAAGTTAGCTAGCTATTCTCACTTCGACCTTTGAAGCGACATGGAAGTCTTCATTATCTTTGTCTTGAGAACCATTCATTTCTCCACCATACTTGTAGTCGATGTTGTGGCATACGAGATCCAAGAACAGACGCAACAGGTGCCAACAACGCCTGGCCAGAGGCTTAGCTCAGCCTGGCTGCAGCCGCCCTGATTGGGTTGGTAATTCTGAAGGTTTGTCATAGAAGCTATCTTATACAGtttctcatctcatcattATAAAAACACCCATCCACAGtacaagaaaaaaaaaagaagaacggaaAGACAACACCTCGCAAAGGACGCACCATGATGAAACATACCCCCTAATTCTACAACAAGgcaaaaaaggacaaaaaagacAAGTCTATTAATTATGCTGCACGATCATCCGACTGACGCACACTCCTCAGACACCGCTCAAGTCTCTTCCCTCGCTCCTTCTCACGGACAAGAGTAGCCTTGGCGAAAGCGCGTATCGCGTCTCGACcgactttctctctccagGTTGTCCAGCCAGCTAGTTCACTGACGACCACATCTTTGTTCCAGGTGATCTCGCGGGAGAGACGGGCGATCTGGGTTTCGGATTCCTGGATCTTGTTCTCTAGGTCGCGGACAGATTTCTGCCGGGATTCTTCGAGGCCCGGGAAGTTGAGGTTGAATTTCCtagggagggaggaggagaccaGGGAGGAGCGGGAGCGGGAGAGGGAGCGTGAGGTGGATGTGAGGGTGGATATTACGTTGAGGGGGCGGGAGAGGGACTCTAGAATGGCGGATGTGGTGTTGTCGATGGAGGTGACGGTGTTGAGGAACTGGAGGAAGGGAGAGGAGtcggatgaggaggttgagaggTGAGAGGCGTAGCGGCAAAATGCATCGACATGGTTCTGCGGAAGAGCGTTGGTAGGCTCCTTGAGTGTTGAGATAGCGGAGGAACATAGACCCAATGCATCAGCTATGTCGGAGGCAGAGTTATGTAGAGCGTAACCACGACGGATCAGACTGCGTGTATTGGCATGGACGGCGCGAACCATTTCTTGTGCATGTGTCACGAATTGCTCCGTCTCGCGCATACCCTCCTGAGTGACGGGCTCGTAGTCGTCTGCGATTGACTCGTAAAGAACTTGCGCCTTGCGACGAGACCGATCTGCCATCATCTCCGGCTGGAGTTCTGGGACGAGGAAAAACTCCCAGAGCATTTCGTGGGTTGAAAAGGTTGGGTGAGAGAGCAAAATCTTGAGAAACCTATCTAGCTTTGCCTGCATGTCGTGAAGAACCGAGCGAGATGGCTTCGAGTGAATCTGGAAGGGAGAGCGGAAGTCGGAGAGCAAGGGCATGTATGAGGCAGGGTGCTCAATGGAAAGCCATTTTGCGAGATTCTCGAAGTCTGTGAATGTGCGCTTACATGTTGTCACGGTGTAGGTTGTGGTAGGCGCCAGGGTAGATTCTGCAGAGTTCGGCGGAGGATTGGGGGCCCCCGACTTGAGAACAAAGCGTACGGTTGCATCTTCCACGAAGAACGAACGGACTACAGTGGTGACCCGACCGGAAGGGTCGTCCGTTGCTGAAGGCGGATTggagatgagaatgagatcaTCGATGCGATTTCGCACTTCATCATCCTTCGCCAGTTCAACAGCTGTGAGTCCGCGGGCCTCTTTAAGATGCACATCCACCCTAGGGTCCATGAACAGAATCCGAACTTGGTCGATGCGGCCATATTTACTGGCCATCATCAAGGGGGTGAACCTCTTGTCATTCGTCGCATTTGGATCACAATCACATTCTTGCAGAATCTTGATGGTAATATCAGGGTCACTAACGATATGAAGCAAGGTATTCCCTTTCGCATCAATATGATCGTCCAAACGCAATGGCCTGCCGTCACCTTGAGATTTTTGAGCAGCCGTCAACGCCTCCTTAACCATCGAGCTGTAGTCAGGGTGGTCGTAGGATCTACATAGAGCAAACAGCGGCGTCTGCCCATGCTTATCACGTTGACGCCAGGGAAGCAGTGTTTCCAGCCTATGCATCACTGAGGGGGTGCTGAAGAGATAATGAGCAACAGTGCGTCCATGAATATCTGACTTCCTCAAGTAGGAGACGATCGTTTGCTCGTCCGCCGTGTTGAAAAGGTAGTCGAGTATGATGTCTACCATCTCGGTGTGCGCGAGTTGGACAGCTGCATTTAGCAACGTTGTCCCATCCGTATTCGTATCATCAAGAATGTCTTCTAAGGGATAGTACTCCTCCAGAGTAAGCAGGTATTTCAGGGCTTCTGGTTGGCGATTTTCGACTGCCATCATGGGAATGGAATGACCTGCGGGGTCCTGGGTTTTGGTCAACGTCTCAATTGAACTGTCTCCTTCGATTGTACTCGTCATAGACCCCATCGTAGTCGTACGAGAAGCGAATGAAATGGCCGAAGACTCGGACAGACTGCGGACATCCATAGAAACCTTCTTGACAGGGCGCCGGATTTCTTCCGGTGGAGAACTGCTTGTCCATgcctgaaaaggaaatacgTGCGCTAAAGGTGGTGTGTCCGCTGGGGTATCATGAACTGCTATCTCACCATTGCTTTCGTTGCGCCCACCAAGGATGGGCAGGGTCAACGGGGGTCGATGATGTTCATTGTCCTCGTCGGTTCTGAATAGAACTCGGCTCCCTTCAGGTTCATAAGGGATATCATCTATCGATTCTTGACTACCGTCTGGTTCCAGGATAGCCCTCATATCAGCAATGCGTCCACTCTTAGTTGCATTCCATAAGCGCTTGTTCCGGATGCTCGACCTTCGAAGGCCTGCCGAATCAGTCACAAGGTACGTAAGGACTGCTTCAAAAGTACTCAGAGCGTAGCCCATTTCTCCACTGTCGACATCGTCAACATATATGAAGTGCTGCATATACAACAGTCGTGCTTGTAAATGCTTGGTTTGAGATCTAATGACCACGACAAGCAACAATGAGACCAGAACATCCGCGTTCACTGTTACAGATGCATTTTGCTTCTCAGATGCTTGTGGGTCGACTTTATCATAATTGCCAGGATACGACAGAATCTTTACCGTTTCCAGCAAGATGTTCAGCATATCATGGGGACACTTTGCATCCAGCATTTTGCGGAACTCCTCCACTGCTCTACCAAGACGCTGCAGTAACTCTCGcttgccttctcggccaCCTTCAACGACTATGCCCACCTGCGAAACGTCTATGCTCTCCATCTGGCGGATCCTGGTATCTAACTCCATATCTTCGGGCTGGCGAAAACTACAAAGgcgggggaaaagaagagactCGTGCACCTGCTCAGCGACGTAGCGTTCGATCAATCTCTCAACAAGAGGCCCGGTCAGGTCAGTCGTGGCACCGAGAAAAGACAGTTGCTGTTTGTCCACTAATCGAAAGAGGTCAATGGCTGCGGTAACCGCTGTCTCCAGGCTGCGGCGCATGAggtcctcatcatcttcaaagtACTCTTCTGAGTTGAATGGAAGCCCATCCTTGAAACGTGAGGATGAACTGCGTACGGAAGCGGTCTCATCGATAGCTGGTTCATCGCGGTCACGTTTCCAGTCAAAGTCTTCGGACAGTACAGGTGAACGTGATGGAGGGGGGGGCAACGGTTTGCCTAATTCTTTCCCGAATTCCCGGAATAATCTCTCTAACCCAGGTTGCATCTGCCTCGCGATCATTGGAAAATGAGACAGTAGTTCCGCAAAGGTCTtaatttccttctttgcggGCGAGGAGACCGACTCCCCAGACTTGGCGCTGCTGGCCGAAATACTCCTCTTTGGCAGTGTCCCTGGCACCACAGCAGAAATGATCTTGCCGGGTTCGAACGAGCCGATTAATGGTCGGGAGATGTAGTAGATAAGCCATGGTTGGGACCCATTGTTTGGTGTGTAATAGAGGGCATCAGACAGCAGCTGGGCTTGGGTCAAGGACTTGAACCCTAGAAATGCGGTTTAGCACACACGAAGAATCAAGGAACAGTCTCCTTCCCACCTTTATTGCTGTAAACAGAATTCTCTTTTATGATTACAGTACGGCCATTAACGGTGGTCACCTGCTTTGCCTTCCCCCGACTGTCGCGGACATTCGTGTCATCCTTTGTTCCGACGGTTCCATTTGTGACGGGTATCCGGAGGGCATGGCTGCCTAGGAATTCTTCGGAGACGACGAGATCGGAATAGAAGAGAGACGACTCGCGATCGCGGGAGCCGATTAGAGATTCGGTCACAGGAACTAGGAGCACCTAAAGAATGATGTTAGAGCCAGTCACTGAAGTATAGCCCCGCATAGTTCCGCTGGACGTACATGGTTCTCTGTTGGTATACACTGCCCCGGAACAGTGCTTCGGAAGAAGGCACGCAGGAAAGGATTTAGAGGGTGCATCCAAACGGTGTTGGACGACGTCCCAGTGAGAGAGCTCCGGACTTCATCAAGTCGTTGTGTTCCAATTCAAGAGGGGATTTGCGCTGCTCGATCGCCACAGGGGAGGAGCAGCTCCGGCGCATGTGCTTGCGGGGGAGATATAGACAGAAACTCAACGTACTGGGAAAATGGAGCAGTCGAAGCTGAAAACACAAGCGATGATAAACGAAAGATGACGCAAATTATGTAAATCCCGGGAGAATCAATGGTCCAGAACAAGGAGGAGCAGCGTTTCAATTACAACAGCTTTCGCGGAGGCCGCAAGAGCTCCTCGCGCTATACCGCATTAGGCAATCTAACTTGTTGACGGACTGGAATCTAGACAACAATTTGACGACATGGTATAGAACGATATCAAGCAAGTAGACTTGTTGATTATCATGCTCTGATTAAAATATTATGACAATCTCGCATAATTTGAAAATATCCCGTGTATTCCCGGTACCAAATTGGCTAATATACAGATATAAGTGACAGAACAAACCGTTTCAAGAGAGCTTCTCTTGCCTTTCCCTCCAACAATTCCATATACAATGCTGGGCTGTGAGTCATGTATCAAAGATGTGGACGTGCCGTATGGCAGGTAATTTTTCCACCGCCACTCAGGATATTGATAAGTCGAGAATGGTCTCGCGGCATTGGACCTCCAACCACAGCATTCTCAGACGGATGTACGACCAGAGAAGATCGACCTGAAACCCAAGATATGAAAGGATCTAACCCAGTCTCCGTACCTTCCTGCTCCTGGTACCACCAAACTTTATACGAGTCGAGTCCGTTACGCGGCTGACTAGCCCACGAACGTTCTTACCCTCGTTACCCAGCAGAACCTTGGTGAAAGCCTCACGGCCCAGTCCAAACCCGCGAAATACGATCTCCAAACGATTGATGTCAAGAAGATAGCCCCGTTCCTGCATCTGACCGAACACATGGGACGTCAATTGGTATGCCGGGTCGTATCCCGAACGGTGTCCTTTGCGGAAACCGAGATGGCCGCAGCTCATGGATAACAGCGGGTTGCCATTAGGTCGTGTCAAGGTCAAAATGGTGTTGTGCTTATGTGAGAAGACGTGTAGGTGATGCGGAGGAGCACGGTCGGCGTAGGGTTGCTTAATCATTTCGGCTTCCAGGCTCTCTGCCATTCGAGAGTAATCACGGCTCACATTCTGATTTGTGCGAGTCCTCTCTCCCTGCATCATCTTGGTGATCGCGGAGAGTGCGGAGTTCTCATCGGCGGCTGCCTCGGGCTTCGCATTCAGAATCTGTCTCTCAATTTGCCGGGTCTTGTCTTTAGCATCTGACGCGGATGTTCCATGGGTTGAGGAGAACGGTCTGATGAGCCGAATCGAAGAGGTACGAAGTTGGCATTGCCGACCAACTGAAGGCAATGCCTTCAACAAGGAACTCGCAAACGTGGTGTTCATCTTTTGCTAGGGAGGCAGAAATGTTGGGGATATGCGGCGAAGGTAGTCGGAAGAGCGTGGCGGAGAGACCGACCAACGCAAGGAAAGCAGGAGGGCAATAACACGGGTGTGTCACGCAAACGAAGGCAATTGGGCAATCCTAAGTGAATAGGTCGATCTGGTCGCAAAGTACCTCGGGCAGTTAGGATCGTGAACGGCGCAACGGTGGTTCGGGACAGAAGGCGGCGGAAAAGGGCCCGAATTTTCGAGTCTTGGCATTTGCATctcaactttttctttctccctctccattgACTCCGCGGCCGAAAtcgcttcttcctcgcctccACACCCGACTCCTTCAATTCCCCTTCACCCTCGGGGCGTTGCTGACCTCATACTCTTTTTGAGTCCTCTTTTTCATCCTTCTGGCATCTATTCATATCATAAATAGCATGATTTCAGCTACTAGATTGTCGGCCACCGCGCGGGCGGCCACCTTGCGGTCTCAAGTACCGAGTTTGAGAACAGCTGCTTCTCAGCGGTCATCTATCCAGGCTTACTCTTACTCGACATCGCCTACAGCCAGactctccctttcctctAATACCGAACGCGCAAACCGTCCTGTCTCCCAAATACTTTCCCCGTACGCTGCTCTTCCACTCACGCGATCCTTCCATGTCAGCAGTTCTCGCtggcaacaacaagaacagaagaaggagaaacaaTCCGAGGAATCTAAGGAGGAATCtaaggaggaaaaggatgaAGGCAAGTCTgatgaggaaaagaagaatgcgcctcctccccctcctcacGGAGACAAGACTCCCTGGCAGGTCTTTAGAGAGACTCTGCAGTCAGAGTTCAAGGCCTCCAAGGAGTGGAACGAGTCCACCAAGGCTCTGGCATCTTCAGCACATCAGTTCACAgagaatgagaatatcaAGAAGGCTCGTGCCGCCTATGAAGCCGCCCAAGGAGCGGCTGCGACTAAAACCGGAGCTGCTTTGAAGACCACCGGTCAAGCCCTCGGCAAAGGAGCTTCCTGGACATGGAATACTCCCGTCGTTAAGGGTCTCCGAAAGGGTGTTAACGCGACCGGTTCTGGAATCGAGAAGGTGACGCGGCC is a window from the Aspergillus oryzae RIB40 DNA, chromosome 6 genome containing:
- a CDS encoding putative VPS9 domain protein (predicted protein) — encoded protein: MHPLNPFLRAFFRSTVPGQCIPTENHVLLVPVTESLIGSRDRESSLFYSDLVVSEEFLGSHALRIPVTNGTVGTKDDTNVRDSRGKAKQVTTVNGRTVIIKENSVYSNKGFKSLTQAQLLSDALYYTPNNGSQPWLIYYISRPLIGSFEPGKIISAVVPGTLPKRSISASSAKSGESVSSPAKKEIKTFAELLSHFPMIARQMQPGLERLFREFGKELGKPLPPPPSRSPVLSEDFDWKRDRDEPAIDETASVRSSSSRFKDGLPFNSEEYFEDDEDLMRRSLETAVTAAIDLFRLVDKQQLSFLGATTDLTGPLVERLIERYVAEQVHESLLFPRLCSFRQPEDMELDTRIRQMESIDVSQVGIVVEGGREGKRELLQRLGRAVEEFRKMLDAKCPHDMLNILLETVKILSYPGNYDKVDPQASEKQNASVTVNADVLVSLLLVVVIRSQTKHLQARLLYMQHFIYVDDVDSGEMGYALSTFEAVLTYLVTDSAGLRRSSIRNKRLWNATKSGRIADMRAILEPDGSQESIDDIPYEPEGSRVLFRTDEDNEHHRPPLTLPILGGRNESNGEIAVHDTPADTPPLAHVFPFQAWTSSSPPEEIRRPVKKVSMDVRSLSESSAISFASRTTTMGSMTSTIEGDSSIETLTKTQDPAGHSIPMMAVENRQPEALKYLLTLEEYYPLEDILDDTNTDGTTLLNAAVQLAHTEMVDIILDYLFNTADEQTIVSYLRKSDIHGRTVAHYLFSTPSVMHRLETLLPWRQRDKHGQTPLFALCRSYDHPDYSSMVKEALTAAQKSQGDGRPLRLDDHIDAKGNTLLHIVSDPDITIKILQECDCDPNATNDKRFTPLMMASKYGRIDQVRILFMDPRVDVHLKEARGLTAVELAKDDEVRNRIDDLILISNPPSATDDPSGRVTTVVRSFFVEDATVRFVLKSGAPNPPPNSAESTLAPTTTYTVTTCKRTFTDFENLAKWLSIEHPASYMPLLSDFRSPFQIHSKPSRSVLHDMQAKLDRFLKILLSHPTFSTHEMLWEFFLVPELQPEMMADRSRRKAQVLYESIADDYEPVTQEGMRETEQFVTHAQEMVRAVHANTRSLIRRGYALHNSASDIADALGLCSSAISTLKEPTNALPQNHVDAFCRYASHLSTSSSDSSPFLQFLNTVTSIDNTTSAILESLSRPLNVISTLTSTSRSLSRSRSSLVSSSLPRKFNLNFPGLEESRQKSVRDLENKIQESETQIARLSREITWNKDVVVSELAGWTTWREKVGRDAIRAFAKATLVREKERGKRLERCLRSVRQSDDRAA
- a CDS encoding uncharacterized protein (predicted protein); the encoded protein is MSQMAILSWRWDGDLHSSQNIASAVHLAKAMSIKYLFVDQISIDQTLDGDALIERVLAFSTMYKTITVIVAYDKADEDFEKTVYRPWIFSEMRLYRYNPGQIIYVRHSNQGSKRNYDIFTVIPPILGDLWSYDFGKHLGLNWAATILETITRVLCEDIEMTSIYDFKFIMPPYARVLSTAYETMSRNDYLLTAVLLCGSHERPSVRLCLDINEMDYKRYRFSSQQCWTQKGSFSKRLGLLIPRFLKEYTLEKEARPSCLMRPGEETVPLPTVRIISVTL